The genomic interval AGGGCTCCGGGAATGAAAATGATGGATATTCCCATTGTTGTCTGGATGATCAACATTGCGGTGGTATTATTTATGTTTTCCGTCGGTCCACTGGTTGCTGGCGCTGTGATGCTGTTGTTTGACCAAACGATTGGAACCAGTTTTTTTGTGCCTTCCGGTGGGGGGGATCCTGTATTATGGCAACACCTTTTTTGGTTTTTTGGACACCCTGAAGTCTACGTAATTCTTTTACCGGAAATGGGTATTGTCGCGGAAATCATCACCGTGTTCTCCAGAAAAAAACTATTCGGTTACAAGATGATTGTATACACAACATTCATGGTCGGAATCCTGAGTATGATCGTTTGGGCGCACCATCAATTTATTGCAGGTATTGATCCGCGCATGGCATCCATTTTCAGCTTTACCACCATTTTGATTTCCATACCTATCGCGGTAATCTTTTTTGCTTATATTGCGACATTGTACGGTGGCAGTATTGAATTTAAAGTACCCATGCTCTGGGCCTTGGGGATGATCGCGGAGTTTCTGCTGGGTGGCGTGACCGGAATTTATCTCGGAGCCAGCGCACTGGATGTCTATTTTCATGACAATACTTTTGTAGTTGCTCATTTTCACTATACATTGATCCCCGTAGTGTTTTTTGGCGGCTTTGCCGGAATCACTTACTGGTATCCCAAAATGTTTGGGAAAATGATGAGTGAGACTCTTGGGAAATTGCATTTCTGGGGAACCACGATCTTTTTTAATGGAATATTCATCCCCTTGTTTTTCCTTGGATTGGCCGGGCAACACCGCAGAATTTATGACTACAGAAATTTTCCTGATTTGGCTGGAATGCAGGATTTGAGGATATTTGCCACAATGTGTTTGATTGGATTACTGATTTCACAGATCCCATTCATCATTAATTTTGTCAGAAGTATCAAAAACGGAGAAGACGCCGGAAAAAATCCATGGAAAGCTAATACCTTGGAATGGATCACCGCATCCCCTCCTCCTCATGGAAATTTTGCTGAAATGCCAACTGTCTATCGAGGTCCTTATGAATACAGTGTTCCGGGACGCAAGGAAGATTTCTGGCCACAAAATCAGCCTAGTTAAATTTTAAGGAATTAAATCATTCATCGTTTTTTCAAG from SAR324 cluster bacterium carries:
- a CDS encoding cbb3-type cytochrome c oxidase subunit I, with amino-acid sequence MSKTDHQVHPSDHGHGHDHEMNFWSKYIFPLDHKMIGLQYLWTGLFMALVGGFFAYVFRMQLAFPGESVPGFGHVSPASYNALITNHGTIMIFWVAMPMLVAAFGNILIPLMIGCDDMVFPRLNRLSYQIFFISTVLLFVGFFVPGGAFGGAWTSYPPLSARAEYNLTPWGASIWLLAVALEIVAFLLGGINFITTTMNSRAPGMKMMDIPIVVWMINIAVVLFMFSVGPLVAGAVMLLFDQTIGTSFFVPSGGGDPVLWQHLFWFFGHPEVYVILLPEMGIVAEIITVFSRKKLFGYKMIVYTTFMVGILSMIVWAHHQFIAGIDPRMASIFSFTTILISIPIAVIFFAYIATLYGGSIEFKVPMLWALGMIAEFLLGGVTGIYLGASALDVYFHDNTFVVAHFHYTLIPVVFFGGFAGITYWYPKMFGKMMSETLGKLHFWGTTIFFNGIFIPLFFLGLAGQHRRIYDYRNFPDLAGMQDLRIFATMCLIGLLISQIPFIINFVRSIKNGEDAGKNPWKANTLEWITASPPPHGNFAEMPTVYRGPYEYSVPGRKEDFWPQNQPS